In one window of Thermodesulfobacteriota bacterium DNA:
- the rplF gene encoding 50S ribosomal protein L6 codes for MSRIGKQTIAVPANVKVALEGKKVKVTGPQGSLEVSVRDEISVELKDSQITVKRADESRTAKSLHGLTRTLIANMVKGTSEGFQKKLDIVGVGYKAEVQGNSLNLALGYSHPVKYELPKGISAAVEKQTAITIKGADKQLVGQVAADIRAFRKPEPYKGKGIKYSDEVIRRKAGKAGKAGGK; via the coding sequence ATGTCAAGGATAGGTAAACAGACGATAGCCGTTCCGGCGAATGTCAAGGTCGCTCTCGAAGGGAAGAAGGTCAAGGTGACCGGACCGCAGGGCTCCCTTGAGGTCTCGGTAAGGGACGAGATAAGCGTTGAGCTCAAGGATTCCCAGATTACCGTAAAGAGGGCTGACGAATCGAGGACCGCAAAGTCGCTGCACGGGCTTACGAGGACCCTCATAGCCAATATGGTAAAAGGCACCTCCGAGGGCTTCCAGAAGAAGCTCGATATAGTCGGGGTCGGCTACAAGGCCGAGGTGCAGGGAAACTCCCTCAACCTGGCGCTGGGCTATTCGCACCCGGTGAAGTACGAGCTCCCCAAGGGCATAAGCGCCGCGGTCGAGAAGCAGACCGCCATAACCATAAAGGGCGCGGACAAGCAGCTTGTGGGCCAGGTCGCCGCCGACATAAGGGCGTTCAGGAAGCCCGAGCCGTACAAGGGCAAGGGCATAAAGTACTCGGACGAGGTAATACGGAGAAAGGCCGGCAAGGCTGGCAAAGCCGGGGGTAAATAA
- the rplR gene encoding 50S ribosomal protein L18 encodes MSGRIENQSGFERRKARVRKKIKGTGERPRLNVRRSNKHIYAQVIDDAAGKTVVAASTKMKGFDGTDAKKLDAARKVGQAIARLALEKGIEKVVFDRSGYIYHGRIKALAEGAREGGLKF; translated from the coding sequence ATGAGCGGCAGGATAGAAAATCAGAGCGGCTTTGAGAGAAGGAAGGCGCGCGTAAGGAAAAAGATAAAGGGCACCGGTGAGCGCCCGCGCCTGAACGTACGCAGGTCCAACAAGCACATATACGCGCAGGTCATAGACGACGCGGCCGGGAAGACGGTGGTCGCGGCATCGACCAAGATGAAGGGCTTCGACGGGACTGACGCGAAGAAGCTGGACGCGGCCAGGAAGGTCGGCCAGGCAATCGCCAGGCTCGCCCTTGAAAAGGGCATCGAGAAGGTGGTCTTCGACAGGTCCGGCTACATTTACCACGGCAGGATTAAGGCGCTCGCGGAGGGCGCAAGGGAAGGCGGTCTCAAGTTTTAG
- the rpsE gene encoding 30S ribosomal protein S5, whose product MDKIDVNALELKDKLVYLNRVAKVVKGGKRFSFNAIVVVGDGKGYVGIGLGKANEVPEAIRKAIEQGKKSLIRVPIVDDGTIPYEVMGAFGAGRVFLRPASPGTGIIAGGGVRAVVESVGITNVLTKCIGTNNPHNVVKATMNALSQLRSPENIAESRGKQLQEVR is encoded by the coding sequence TTGGACAAGATAGACGTAAACGCCCTCGAGCTTAAAGACAAGCTCGTATACCTCAATAGGGTCGCCAAGGTCGTCAAGGGCGGAAAGAGGTTCAGCTTCAACGCCATAGTCGTCGTAGGCGACGGCAAGGGATACGTTGGGATAGGCCTGGGCAAGGCGAACGAAGTGCCCGAGGCCATACGCAAGGCGATAGAGCAGGGCAAGAAATCGCTCATCCGCGTGCCCATAGTCGATGACGGCACCATACCTTACGAGGTGATGGGCGCTTTCGGGGCCGGAAGGGTCTTCTTGAGGCCGGCCTCGCCCGGTACCGGCATAATAGCCGGCGGCGGCGTGCGCGCGGTCGTCGAGTCGGTCGGCATAACGAACGTGCTCACGAAGTGCATCGGAACCAACAACCCGCATAACGTCGTGAAGGCCACAATGAACGCGCTTTCGCAGCTCAGGAGCCCGGAGAACATCGCGGAGAGCCGCGGCAAGCAGCTCCAAGAGGTAAGGTGA
- the rpmD gene encoding 50S ribosomal protein L30, with product MAGKITVTLRKRPATERLRVILKGMGLKKTNSTRVLEDTPAIRGMVDKVSHLVCVKEG from the coding sequence ATGGCAGGGAAGATAACGGTTACTCTCAGGAAAAGGCCGGCGACCGAAAGGCTCCGGGTGATACTCAAGGGGATGGGCCTTAAGAAGACCAACAGCACTAGGGTGCTTGAGGACACTCCCGCCATCAGAGGCATGGTAGACAAGGTCTCGCACCTGGTGTGCGTTAAAGAGGGCTGA
- the rplO gene encoding 50S ribosomal protein L15, producing MLNRLKAPKGANQKKTRRGRGEGSGLGKTSGRGGKGQTARTGGNVKPGFEGGQMPLQRRLPKRGFTNIFKTEYQIVNIGAIGEAFKAGETADPAAMLEKGLLKRKLPLKVLGQGEIKTAVTVKASSFSKSAIEKIKAAGGSAEVI from the coding sequence ATGCTCAACAGGCTCAAGGCGCCCAAAGGCGCCAACCAGAAAAAGACCAGGCGCGGGCGCGGCGAAGGCAGCGGCCTCGGAAAGACCTCCGGAAGGGGCGGCAAGGGCCAGACAGCGAGGACCGGCGGCAACGTTAAGCCGGGCTTCGAGGGCGGCCAGATGCCGCTTCAGAGAAGGCTCCCCAAGAGGGGCTTCACGAACATCTTCAAGACAGAGTACCAGATCGTGAACATCGGCGCGATAGGCGAAGCCTTCAAGGCCGGAGAGACGGCTGACCCGGCCGCCATGCTGGAGAAGGGCCTCCTGAAGAGGAAGCTTCCGCTGAAGGTCCTCGGCCAGGGCGAGATAAAGACCGCGGTCACCGTAAAGGCCTCGAGCTTCAGCAAGTCCGCCATCGAGAAGATAAAGGCAGCCGGCGGGAGCGCGGAGGTAATCTGA
- the secY gene encoding preprotein translocase subunit SecY: MAAITPNISKIPELNRRILITLAMLAVFRIGVFIPTPGVDSEALAGFFKSASGTLLDFATMFTGGALERFSIFALGIMPYISASIIIQLLTAVVPHLEKLQKEGEPGKKVITQYTRYSTIGLSIVQSLMIAVGLESMRGPAGEAIVLNPGWDFRLLTMITLTTGTAFLMWLGEQITERGVGNGISLLIFVGIVANMPSALYNTILLVRAGEMSLFVILFLLVLMVAVVAFIVFMETGQRRIPIQYPKRVVGRKVMGGGTQHLPLKVNTSGVIPPIFASSIIVFPATVASFIEVPYLGWVANSMNPDGLLYNLLYVVLIIFFTYFYTAIQFNPKDVAENLKKYGGFVPGIRPGANTADYLDTVLTRLTFWGAIYLSAVCVLPSFLVVEFNAPFYFGGTALLIVVGVAMDTAQQIESHLLARSYEGLLKKGKIKGRGL; the protein is encoded by the coding sequence TTGGCGGCAATCACTCCGAACATAAGCAAGATTCCGGAGCTTAACCGCCGCATACTCATAACCCTAGCGATGTTGGCCGTCTTCCGGATAGGTGTCTTCATCCCTACGCCCGGAGTGGACAGCGAGGCGCTGGCCGGGTTTTTCAAGTCAGCTAGCGGCACGCTTCTCGATTTCGCCACCATGTTCACAGGCGGCGCGCTCGAGCGTTTCTCCATTTTCGCGCTGGGCATAATGCCCTACATAAGCGCCTCCATCATCATCCAGCTCCTGACCGCCGTGGTCCCGCACCTTGAGAAGCTCCAGAAAGAGGGCGAGCCCGGCAAGAAGGTCATAACCCAGTACACGCGGTACTCTACCATCGGCCTTAGCATAGTCCAGAGCCTAATGATAGCCGTGGGTCTGGAGTCGATGAGGGGGCCCGCCGGCGAGGCGATCGTCCTCAACCCGGGCTGGGACTTCAGGCTCCTCACGATGATAACCCTGACCACGGGGACCGCGTTCCTCATGTGGCTGGGCGAGCAGATTACAGAGCGGGGGGTAGGCAACGGCATATCCCTCCTTATATTCGTCGGCATCGTGGCCAACATGCCTTCGGCCCTGTACAATACGATCCTTCTCGTAAGGGCCGGCGAGATGAGCCTTTTCGTCATCCTCTTCCTTCTTGTCCTGATGGTGGCGGTCGTCGCCTTCATCGTTTTCATGGAGACGGGCCAGAGGAGGATACCCATACAGTATCCGAAGAGGGTGGTGGGCCGGAAGGTCATGGGAGGCGGCACGCAGCACCTGCCGCTCAAGGTGAACACCTCGGGTGTCATACCGCCCATATTCGCGTCGTCGATAATCGTGTTCCCTGCAACGGTCGCGAGCTTCATAGAGGTGCCGTACCTCGGGTGGGTTGCGAACAGCATGAACCCGGACGGGCTGCTTTACAACCTCTTGTACGTAGTCCTCATAATATTCTTTACGTACTTCTACACCGCGATACAGTTCAACCCGAAGGACGTTGCGGAGAACCTGAAGAAGTACGGCGGCTTCGTCCCGGGCATAAGACCGGGGGCGAATACGGCCGATTACCTGGATACAGTGCTCACGAGGCTCACGTTCTGGGGCGCCATATACCTCTCGGCCGTTTGCGTTCTGCCATCGTTCCTGGTCGTCGAGTTCAACGCGCCTTTCTACTTCGGTGGCACAGCGCTCCTCATAGTCGTCGGCGTCGCTATGGACACGGCGCAGCAGATAGAGTCGCACCTCCTGGCGAGGAGCTACGAGGGGCTTCTTAAAAAAGGAAAGATCAAGGGCAGGGGCCTTTAG
- a CDS encoding adenylate kinase: MNIILLGAPGAGKGTQGKNLSERFGIPQISTGDILRANVRNKTQLGLQAREYMDRGALVPDEIVVGMVVDRIKEDDARNGSILDGFPRNIAQAKALEATLDSLGKKIDAVIGMEVDRKELVRRLSGRRVCRKCGASYHVIFNPPVNIGMCDTCGSEIYQRDDDKEETIEARLKVYEEETLPLVRFYTEKGLYRGISGKGPVDRITEAIVGAIEQGSDNPKVS; the protein is encoded by the coding sequence ATGAACATCATCTTGTTGGGGGCTCCGGGCGCGGGCAAGGGAACGCAGGGCAAGAACCTTTCAGAACGGTTCGGGATACCGCAGATATCGACGGGCGACATCCTCCGCGCGAACGTGAGGAACAAAACGCAGCTCGGCCTCCAGGCCAGGGAGTACATGGACAGGGGCGCGCTCGTCCCCGACGAAATAGTCGTCGGGATGGTCGTGGACCGCATCAAGGAGGACGACGCGAGGAACGGGTCCATACTGGACGGCTTTCCTCGGAACATCGCGCAGGCGAAGGCGCTTGAGGCTACACTCGATTCGCTCGGCAAGAAGATAGACGCCGTGATAGGCATGGAGGTCGACAGGAAAGAGCTCGTAAGGCGCCTTTCCGGACGGCGCGTCTGCAGGAAGTGCGGCGCCAGCTACCATGTCATCTTCAACCCGCCGGTCAATATCGGCATGTGCGATACCTGCGGCTCCGAGATATACCAGCGGGACGACGACAAGGAAGAGACGATAGAGGCCAGGCTCAAGGTCTACGAAGAGGAGACCTTGCCGCTTGTCCGTTTTTATACAGAAAAGGGCCTTTACAGGGGCATAAGCGGGAAGGGGCCGGTTGACCGGATCACAGAGGCAATCGTGGGCGCCATTGAGCAGGGAAGCGATAATCCTAAAGTCTCCTGA
- the map gene encoding type I methionyl aminopeptidase: MRRAGLIVAEVLEVLKEKVGPGATTLDLDKIAEEETRKRKAVPAFKGYKGYPHTLCTSVNEQVVHGMPSKRVLFEGDILSIDFGVLFEGFYGDSAVTLPVGKVSEEAGRLMSVTEESLGKAIEAARPGNRLGDVSAAVQAHVEAHGFSVVREFVGHGIGRELHEPPQVPNFGMPGRGIKLKAGMVLAIEPMINIGGWAVKVLNDGWTAVTADGSLSAHFEHTVAVTESGPQVLSSL; the protein is encoded by the coding sequence ATGCGGAGGGCCGGCCTTATCGTGGCCGAGGTCCTCGAGGTCCTGAAAGAGAAGGTCGGGCCCGGGGCAACCACCCTGGACCTCGATAAGATAGCGGAAGAAGAGACCCGGAAGAGAAAGGCCGTACCGGCCTTCAAGGGCTACAAGGGATATCCTCACACGCTCTGCACGTCGGTAAACGAGCAGGTAGTGCACGGGATGCCATCCAAAAGGGTGCTTTTCGAGGGCGACATCCTGAGTATCGATTTCGGGGTGCTCTTTGAGGGGTTTTACGGGGACTCCGCGGTTACTCTACCGGTAGGGAAGGTCTCCGAAGAGGCGGGCCGCCTCATGAGTGTGACCGAGGAATCCCTCGGAAAGGCCATAGAAGCCGCCCGCCCCGGGAACAGGCTCGGCGACGTATCCGCGGCGGTCCAGGCGCACGTCGAGGCGCACGGGTTTTCGGTAGTAAGGGAGTTCGTGGGGCACGGCATCGGAAGGGAGCTCCATGAGCCTCCGCAGGTTCCGAACTTCGGCATGCCGGGCCGCGGGATAAAGCTAAAGGCAGGCATGGTCCTTGCCATCGAGCCGATGATAAACATCGGCGGGTGGGCCGTAAAGGTACTGAACGACGGATGGACGGCTGTAACCGCGGACGGGAGCCTGTCCGCGCATTTCGAGCATACCGTGGCCGTGACCGAGAGCGGGCCGCAGGTGCTCTCCAGCTTATAG
- the infA gene encoding translation initiation factor IF-1: protein MAKEEPIQVEGTVIETLPNAMFRVELENGHKVLAHVSGKMRMHFIKILPGDKVTIELSPYDLTRGRITYRAK, encoded by the coding sequence ATGGCAAAGGAAGAACCGATACAGGTAGAGGGGACGGTAATCGAGACGCTGCCGAACGCGATGTTCAGGGTGGAGCTCGAAAACGGGCACAAGGTCCTCGCGCACGTATCCGGGAAGATGCGGATGCATTTCATAAAGATACTGCCCGGAGACAAGGTCACGATCGAGCTTTCTCCCTACGACCTCACCAGGGGCAGGATTACATACAGGGCCAAGTAG
- the rpmJ gene encoding 50S ribosomal protein L36, giving the protein MKVRSSVKKICAKCKIIKRSGVVRVVCTNPKHKQRQG; this is encoded by the coding sequence ATGAAGGTAAGAAGCTCGGTAAAAAAGATTTGCGCCAAGTGCAAGATCATAAAAAGGAGCGGCGTTGTCCGCGTGGTCTGCACAAACCCCAAGCATAAACAGAGGCAGGGCTAA
- the rpsM gene encoding 30S ribosomal protein S13, whose protein sequence is MARIAGVDLKKNKRIDVALTQIYGIGQASSRKILERAGVEPSIKVQDLTEAQVATIRKVIDGEFKVEGDLRKEVSMHVKMLIDMGSYRGIRHRKNLPVRGQRTHTNARTRKGPRKGVVAARKTE, encoded by the coding sequence TTGGCAAGGATCGCGGGTGTAGACCTTAAGAAAAATAAAAGGATAGATGTGGCGCTGACCCAGATCTACGGCATAGGCCAGGCCTCTTCGAGGAAGATACTCGAGAGGGCCGGGGTCGAGCCCTCGATAAAGGTCCAGGACCTTACCGAGGCCCAGGTCGCGACCATAAGGAAGGTCATAGACGGCGAGTTCAAGGTGGAGGGCGATCTCAGGAAAGAGGTCTCCATGCATGTCAAGATGCTCATAGACATGGGCTCCTACAGGGGCATCCGCCACAGGAAGAACCTTCCCGTCCGCGGCCAGAGGACGCACACGAACGCCAGGACAAGGAAGGGCCCGAGGAAGGGTGTGGTCGCCGCGAGGAAGACCGAATAA
- the rpsK gene encoding 30S ribosomal protein S11 → MAKAKKEKRSVSRGVAHIKSTFNNTIVTITDPAGNVIAWSSCGGQGFKGSRKGTPFAAQVAAETAARKAVDSGVKTVEVFINGPGAGREAALRALQAAGFSISLIRDVTPLPHNGCRPPKRRRV, encoded by the coding sequence ATGGCAAAGGCCAAGAAGGAAAAAAGGTCCGTATCCAGGGGGGTCGCCCACATAAAGTCCACCTTCAACAACACGATCGTGACCATCACCGACCCGGCGGGGAACGTGATAGCCTGGTCGAGTTGCGGCGGGCAGGGCTTCAAGGGTTCGAGGAAGGGCACCCCTTTTGCCGCCCAGGTAGCTGCCGAGACGGCGGCCAGGAAGGCGGTGGACAGCGGTGTCAAGACCGTCGAGGTCTTCATAAACGGCCCCGGCGCGGGCAGGGAGGCGGCCCTGCGGGCGCTCCAGGCCGCCGGGTTCAGCATAAGCCTAATAAGGGACGTAACGCCGCTTCCGCATAACGGGTGCAGGCCCCCTAAGAGGCGCAGGGTATAA
- the rpsD gene encoding 30S ribosomal protein S4: MARYTESVCKICRREGMKLFFKAERCYTDKCAFERRSYAPGQHGQARSKVSEYALQLREKQKVKRVYGLMESQFRRTFSDADRSKGITGENLISMLESRLDNVVYRLGIGGSRSEARMMVTHGYFRVNGRKVDIPSYRVRQNDIIEVAEKRKKEARIADNLKSAESRHGIPEWLSLDKENLKATVTRPPRREDTTLPMHEQLIVELYSK; encoded by the coding sequence TTGGCAAGGTATACTGAATCTGTTTGCAAGATCTGCAGGCGCGAGGGGATGAAGCTTTTCTTCAAGGCCGAGCGCTGCTACACCGACAAGTGCGCGTTCGAGAGAAGGAGCTATGCGCCGGGTCAGCACGGCCAGGCCAGGAGCAAGGTCTCCGAGTACGCGCTGCAGCTCCGCGAGAAGCAGAAGGTCAAGAGGGTATACGGGCTCATGGAGTCCCAGTTCAGGAGGACCTTCAGCGACGCGGACAGGTCCAAGGGCATCACCGGCGAGAACCTGATATCCATGCTCGAGAGCAGGCTCGACAACGTCGTTTACAGGCTCGGGATAGGCGGCTCCAGGAGCGAGGCCAGGATGATGGTGACCCACGGCTACTTCCGCGTGAACGGCAGGAAGGTGGACATCCCGTCTTACAGGGTCAGGCAGAACGATATAATTGAAGTCGCCGAGAAGAGGAAGAAGGAAGCCAGGATCGCCGACAACCTCAAGTCGGCCGAGAGCAGGCATGGGATACCGGAGTGGCTTTCGCTCGACAAGGAGAACCTCAAGGCCACGGTGACGAGGCCCCCGAGGAGGGAAGACACTACGCTCCCGATGCACGAGCAGCTCATAGTCGAGCTCTACTCCAAATAA
- a CDS encoding DNA-directed RNA polymerase subunit alpha, whose translation MQKNWRELIKPKKLEVEKDTLTPTYGKFVAEPLERGFGVTIGNALRRILLSSLQGAAITSVKIDGVLHEFSSIPGVKEDVSDIILNLKQVKLKLHGEGPKTLRIKSNGEGVLTAGDIITDATTEVLNPAQHIATVSRDSKFDCELAVSTGKGYVPSERNKLPEMPIGTIPIDSVFQPVSRVNFNVTHARVGQRTDYDKLVLEVWTTGAIDPQSAVAVAAKVLKDQLSVFITFEETEEAPSERGEGKPQFNENLFKTVDELELSVRSANCLKNADIKYIGEMVQKSEQEMLRTKNFGRKSLNEIKEILRGMELDFGMKLDNFPSRKDLDAMHSEHKETA comes from the coding sequence ATGCAGAAAAACTGGCGTGAACTTATCAAACCGAAGAAGTTGGAGGTAGAGAAAGACACGCTTACCCCGACGTACGGCAAATTCGTCGCCGAGCCGCTGGAAAGGGGCTTCGGCGTGACGATAGGTAACGCCCTCAGGAGGATACTCCTTTCCTCGCTGCAGGGAGCGGCGATAACCTCAGTGAAGATAGACGGCGTGCTGCACGAGTTCTCCTCGATCCCCGGGGTCAAGGAGGACGTTTCCGATATAATACTGAACTTGAAGCAGGTAAAGCTCAAGCTCCACGGCGAGGGCCCCAAGACCCTGAGGATCAAGTCCAACGGCGAGGGTGTGCTCACCGCAGGCGACATTATAACCGATGCCACGACGGAGGTCCTGAACCCCGCGCAGCACATTGCCACCGTTTCCAGGGACTCGAAATTCGACTGCGAACTGGCCGTCAGCACCGGCAAGGGATACGTGCCTTCCGAGAGGAACAAGCTTCCAGAGATGCCGATAGGGACCATTCCCATCGACTCGGTATTTCAGCCGGTGAGCAGGGTGAACTTCAACGTGACCCACGCCAGGGTGGGGCAGAGGACCGATTATGACAAGCTCGTCCTCGAGGTATGGACGACAGGCGCCATAGACCCGCAGAGCGCGGTCGCGGTCGCGGCCAAGGTCCTCAAGGACCAGTTGAGCGTCTTCATAACCTTCGAGGAGACCGAAGAGGCCCCTTCGGAGAGGGGCGAGGGAAAGCCCCAGTTCAACGAGAACCTCTTCAAGACCGTGGACGAGCTCGAGCTTTCAGTGAGGTCGGCAAACTGCTTGAAGAACGCCGACATAAAATACATCGGCGAGATGGTCCAGAAGAGCGAGCAGGAGATGCTCCGCACCAAGAACTTCGGGCGGAAGTCCCTGAACGAGATAAAGGAAATACTCCGCGGCATGGAGCTCGATTTCGGCATGAAGCTCGATAACTTCCCGTCGAGGAAAGATCTCGACGCCATGCATTCGGAACACAAGGAAACCGCCTAA
- the rplQ gene encoding 50S ribosomal protein L17 has protein sequence MRHNRDEKRFDRSYSHLKSMLANMTNDLVMHGRIKTTTPKAKVLRRYAERMITLGKNGSLASRRRAMAFMRSKVAVDKLFSDVAPQYKERSGGYTRILKLGNRPGDNAPMSFIELVEGAAAAAEAQQAAKAAKKTTVRKAKAPAKPKAASGEKKAAAKKAAPAKTKEGAEAKPRARKSPAKKAEKKEE, from the coding sequence ATGAGACACAACAGGGACGAAAAGAGGTTCGACAGGAGCTACAGCCACCTCAAAAGCATGCTCGCCAACATGACGAACGACCTCGTCATGCACGGAAGGATAAAGACCACGACCCCCAAGGCAAAGGTCTTGAGGCGCTATGCCGAGAGGATGATCACCCTCGGGAAGAATGGCAGCCTCGCCTCGAGGCGGAGGGCCATGGCCTTTATGAGGAGCAAGGTGGCTGTAGACAAGCTCTTCTCGGACGTGGCACCGCAGTACAAGGAGCGCAGCGGCGGCTACACCCGGATTTTGAAGCTCGGCAACCGTCCCGGCGACAACGCCCCGATGTCCTTTATCGAGCTCGTGGAGGGGGCCGCAGCGGCAGCAGAGGCGCAGCAGGCGGCAAAGGCCGCGAAGAAGACGACGGTAAGGAAGGCAAAGGCGCCTGCCAAGCCCAAGGCAGCATCAGGCGAGAAAAAGGCCGCCGCAAAGAAGGCGGCCCCGGCCAAGACAAAGGAAGGCGCTGAGGCCAAGCCCAGGGCCAGGAAGTCTCCCGCCAAAAAGGCCGAGAAAAAGGAAGAATGA
- a CDS encoding HU family DNA-binding protein encodes MSKSMTKSQIEDHLARETGIPKKSVKDVLTKMAELAYSEAKNQFTVPGLGKLVLVDRPARTGRNPRTGEEIQIPAKKAVKFRLSKACKDEVLKRATE; translated from the coding sequence ATGTCGAAGTCCATGACCAAGTCGCAGATAGAGGACCATCTTGCAAGGGAGACGGGCATCCCCAAAAAATCGGTCAAGGATGTGCTGACCAAGATGGCGGAACTGGCGTACAGCGAAGCCAAGAACCAGTTCACCGTGCCCGGCCTGGGAAAACTTGTGCTGGTCGACAGGCCTGCCAGGACCGGCAGGAACCCGAGGACCGGCGAAGAGATACAGATACCGGCGAAGAAGGCCGTGAAGTTCAGGCTCTCCAAGGCATGCAAGGACGAGGTGCTCAAGAGGGCTACGGAGTAG
- a CDS encoding sensor domain-containing diguanylate cyclase has product METPGNCNLNSREARELELKRLQLAVFTELGKALTSSLDLKEVLNSVMEKISELLHPKNWSLLLLDESTNELKFEIVVGKGSERIKDLRLKLGEGVAGWVARERKPLLVPDVGKDPRFSKKADEMSNFTTQSIVCVPLVTRGKCLGVIELINKVEDGAGFSEDDLLILTTLADYSAIAIENAIFFNRVQELTITDDLTKLYNSRFLHSRLEYEVERARRFKYDLSMIFFDLDYFKEVNDTHGHLRGSKLLQEIAQLILSMVRNVDMACRYGGDEFIIMMPGTPKKNAVTVAEKLRKLIREHVFLMDEGLNLQLTASFGVASFPEDAATKEDLIHEADHAMYRVKNRTRDGVGEAGKEEPEGGMTK; this is encoded by the coding sequence ATGGAAACGCCAGGAAACTGCAACCTGAACTCAAGGGAAGCAAGGGAGCTTGAACTTAAAAGGCTCCAGCTTGCCGTTTTTACCGAGCTCGGGAAGGCGCTCACATCTTCGCTGGACCTTAAAGAGGTCCTTAATAGCGTCATGGAGAAGATAAGCGAGCTCCTCCACCCGAAGAACTGGTCCCTCCTCCTCCTTGACGAGTCTACAAACGAGCTCAAGTTCGAGATAGTCGTAGGCAAGGGATCCGAGAGGATAAAGGACCTGAGGCTAAAGCTCGGCGAGGGAGTTGCCGGCTGGGTCGCGAGGGAGAGGAAGCCGCTCCTGGTCCCCGATGTCGGGAAGGACCCGCGCTTCTCCAAGAAGGCTGACGAGATGTCGAACTTCACCACGCAGTCGATAGTCTGCGTGCCGCTTGTGACGCGAGGCAAGTGCCTGGGGGTCATTGAGCTCATAAACAAGGTGGAGGACGGGGCGGGCTTCTCGGAGGACGACCTGCTCATACTGACGACACTCGCCGACTATTCGGCAATCGCCATCGAGAACGCCATCTTCTTCAACCGCGTCCAGGAACTCACCATCACCGACGACCTCACGAAGCTATACAACTCGAGGTTCCTTCACTCAAGGCTCGAGTACGAGGTCGAGAGGGCGCGCCGCTTCAAATACGACCTCTCGATGATATTCTTCGACCTCGACTACTTCAAGGAAGTGAACGACACGCACGGGCACCTGAGGGGCAGCAAGCTCCTCCAGGAGATAGCCCAGCTCATACTTTCGATGGTCCGGAACGTGGACATGGCCTGCAGGTACGGCGGCGACGAGTTCATCATCATGATGCCGGGCACCCCGAAAAAGAACGCCGTCACGGTAGCCGAGAAGCTCAGGAAGCTCATAAGGGAGCACGTGTTCCTGATGGACGAGGGCCTCAACCTTCAGCTCACCGCAAGCTTCGGCGTCGCGTCGTTCCCCGAGGACGCGGCCACCAAGGAGGACCTGATACACGAGGCCGACCACGCCATGTACCGCGTAAAGAACAGGACAAGGGACGGGGTCGGCGAGGCGGGAAAAGAGGAACCAGAAGGAGGCATGACGAAATGA